A segment of the Parasynechococcus marenigrum WH 8102 genome:
GGTGTAGCGAGGTGCTGGAACCGGAACGATGGCTGGTAGCGGTGGGGGTGGACTCGGTTGCTTCTGTTTTGCTGTCGCTGGAGTTTTGGCAGGTTCCACAGCTGGTGTTGCGATCTTGTCCGGAGTGTTCGCCGGCGTGACCACGGGCTCGATTGCCGCGGGTGGTGCTTGCTTGGGAACCACGTTGCGTTGTTTCTTGTAGGCGGCCAATTGGTCCAGCGCTTCCTTCTGCTGCTTCTGCCGTTGATGCAGCATCGCCAGCTGTTGAACAGGGACAACACTCAGCAGATGACCTGGCGTTGCATCGGCGGGATAAACCAGGCTGATTTTGACCGGGTTGGTTCGCCCTGGTGTCAAGCGAAGGTCCGTCAAGGCCAGGCTTTCGCCAGCCCGCAGCCCCACGTGGATCTCCTCGACCTCATCGCCTTGTTGAATTCTGATCGAGCCTCGAAACGCTGTAAAAGGTTTTTTCCCCGAGACAACCGGATGGCTCATCACCAGTTGATGGGCTCCTTGGCCTTTCAGGTTCAAGGTGACGTCGTAACGGACTCCGTAGGTTCCGACGTTGTTCAAGGCTGAATCGACCATCCGGCTGGTCAATGGATTCACCTGAACATCACGGGTTCCGAAATTGTGGCGGGACGTACTGGTCAGAGGGACGTGAAGGGGCCCCTGATTGAGATTGTGATCCTTGCTGGCGGTGTAGCGGTCGCCGATGGCAACACCGGCGACGCGTGAAAACACCTCACCTGTTTGGATCTCCCGCAGGCGATCGAGATAGATGCGACCGGGGGCGAGACGGCCTCGGCGAAGAACAGCTGTCAGCGCCTGATCACTTCGACTTTCTTCGGCTGCGACCACAGCGAGCTGGAAAGGACCATCGCTGCGACCTTGGAGCAGGCCATTCGCGATGCCTCGTGCCGGTAGGTCTGTACTGACCACAACACGGCTGGAGCGAGCAGGAATCGTGATGGATGACTTCAGTTTGCGATCCAGCTCTTCGCGCAGCATCTGGACGGCCGTTGCGTCACCCGGGCCAGTGTTCCAAGGCCGCTTGCCGAGGGGTTTGACTCCCATCAGGTTGTTTGGAAGGTACGGGGCCTCAAAACTGTTTTTGACCGAACCCGTGGAGAACGTCAGCGTGACCGGTCGATCTCCTGGATTGATCGCAATCAGGCCAAGGGTCAGAAGGCCGCGCTTCTTGGCCCCCCCCAGTTTTTTGCTGTCGAATGGGTAGTACTTGTGGTGCATATGCACCCCAAAATTGCCGTTGAAGGTGTAGTCGGCATTTTTCAGAGGGCGCCTGGTTTCGGCCGCAATGGCTGATCCGGGAGCTGTGTTCACCAGAATTCCTGGCCCTGTCACGATCTCTGGCTGATTGGAATGCAGGACGGGAACGCTGTTGAAGGAGCCATTGAGGGGCTTGGCTCGCTGACCTGCCATGAGAGCGACGTAAGCCGACGCCGGCTGAGCAACAACAAGGCAGCTTGTCGCAGTTGCGACGCAGGCCAGGACTTGAAGTGGGTCGCGTCCGAGCCTCATGAGACGGCCTTCAGTCGGGTCTCGGCTGAAGTTCTGCTGGTCAAAGGTGACTCACGGTAAGTCGTGGATCCGTGCAAGCCAAGCCATCAGTGACTCACGGGACCAGGGCGGATCCGCCAGAATTGGATTAGAAGATTTCGTTCGATGCTCCCCCCGTTTTGCTGCAATGGAAGCTCCGATCTCCAGCAGCGGAGACGGCAGCATCAGGAGCGAAAGATGGCCATGCTCATCTTCTGGCGTGATGGGTTGGAGCGTCAGCTGGCTGCATTAAATGCAACCATCGGCACGCTCCACGACCAGATGCAACGGGATGCTTAGTGAGCTGTTTGAAGTGAGCCCAGCCTGAGCTTCAGCTGTTTGAGGCCTTTCTTCACCCGTCGTTGAACGGTCATGGCAGATACTCCGAGGCTTGTGCCGACGTTGCGCAGGCTTCGGCCATCAATGACCACCGCCTTGACGGCGTGCTTTTCAGCATCTCCGAGCTGGGAAAAGGCCAATTGAATGGCGTCACGTCGTTCCGCATTCACCATCATCGTAATTCCGCTGTTCGATTGGGCCTGCTGTTCCTCTGGACAGGGCAGCCAGCGATTTTTGCTCCGATACAGAGCCTGCACCCACTCCTCGCGGCTGTTCTTTGGCTGATGGATTTGACTGAGTCGTTGTGCTTCCTCCTCGATCCGTCTTGGCAGGCGGACGAGGGCGACACTGTCGCGTAGGTAATGAAGGATCGCTCCACGGGCGTGGACTCTGGCAAATGCCTCGAAAGGAACGTTCGTTTCGCTTCTATATGCCTTGGTCGCCTTGATCAGACCAAGGACCGCCACCTGATAGAGGTCGTCATGGTCGAGACCTGTTCGTTGAGAAAAGCTCCTGGCAAGCCGTTCGGCGAGGTAAAGGTGGCGCTCAACTTGTTGGTTGCGCCGTTGAACTGTGGTGTTGGACATGAACAAATGAATGTCGGGACATTGCATCCCGTCTGTTGTTAAGGCCATGCACATCCCAAATGGCCATTGCATCCGTGACATCACGGATCTGTGGCCACCACCTTCATCAGTAATGCCTCAGGGCTATGGGCTGCCAACCAGGTCCGATTGGACCGCTCGGTGCTCAGCAGATACCCCGCAAAACCAAGGGCGTTGACGCTGTAACCGTGAACCTCGTCACAGGAGCGTTTGACCAAGGTCATCCATCGTGTGCTGATCAAGAGGTTGTAGGGGTGAAGGGGTTTCTCATCCCGCTGGGGTGAGCCCAGGCCGCTTTGCTGACAAAGGTCGAGGTAGATCTCCAGAAGTGCTGACCCGGACCACGTCACTGGCAATGGCTTGATCTTGATGCTGCGTTCAAGGCTGTCCATGGGCCTTGAACAGGTCGCATTCAGAAGATGCTGCTGAAACCACTCTTCACGCGGACACAGCCGAACGCCCTTGGTCCGTGGCAAGAGCTGCAGATGTCGATGCGGTTGGCTGGCTCCCGCTTGGGGGCCGCTGTTGAAAAACCAAAGCCCACCGGTGTCCCGGTTCACCTGGCAGACCGCAGTCCAGTCAAGCAATGACAGCCACCCGACCTGGGGTTGCCAGCTCTGGCTGATCAACAGCATGTGGCCCAGTTGCACCGGATATTTGTTGAGGATGAGCACGTGCTCGTTACCGACGCGCGTCAGCTCGAGGCGCTGATCCCAGGGGCGGAAGGGGTTCGGTTTCGGACCGGCTTCCCTGAGGTGCCGGGGAGGGGCACCCACCAGGTGCCGAATCTCGAAGCCGCCGTCACCCGAACCGGCCCAGGTTTCGATATCGGTGCTCAATGGCCGAAGGGCGCCATTCTCGAGAGCCTCCTGGCTGTGTTGCAGTGCCAGTTTGTGCAGTCCCTCGGCGACCATCGCGACGGAATTGGTCATGGAGATCGCGGTGATCGTAGGCGGGAGCTTCGTTCTGTTCGCTAGACGTCATGGAGTGGAACTGTTCGATCGATGACGACCCTTGGCGGCAATGCTTGGACGGGTCTGGCCCTGGTTGTTGGCACTGGCGGAATTGGTTCAGCAATCACGGCGCGCTTGAAGCAGCAGTGCCCGGGCCTCAGGGTGATCACTGCTGGACGGCAAGGACCGCCCGTCCAAGAACTGTCTCTCGACCTTGAACGTGATGCTGATCTTGAAGCATTAACGGACTGTTTGCGCGCGGAGGCTGGTGACTTGCGGTTGGTGGTGAATGCCACGGGCCGATTGCATGGTCCGGGCCTTGTTCCTGAAAAGCGACTTCGACAGGTGGAGCGCAGCGCCCTGATGGAGCAGTTCACGATCAACGCCATTGCTCCGGTGTTGCTCGCTCGAGCGGTGGAACCGCTATTGGGACGAGATCGCCCCTTCCATTTCGCCAGCCTCAGTGCCCGCGTTGGCAGCATTGGCGATAACCGCAGTGGCGGTTGGTACAGCTACCGAGCAGCCAAGGCCGCCCAGAACCAGTTGCTTAAATCCCTCTCCATTGAATGGCGTCGTCGCTTGCCGCTCGCGACAGTGACGCTTCTGCATCCAGGTACGACGGACACAGCCCTGTCCAAACCATTCCAAACCTTCGTTCCACCTGAGAAGTTATTTACACCCCAACGGGCGGCACAGCAGCTTGTGGATGTGCTTCTCGCCCAGGGTCCGGAGGATTCAGGAGCGTTTCTGGCCTGGGACGGTCAACCGATCG
Coding sequences within it:
- a CDS encoding DUF3370 family protein; protein product: MRLGRDPLQVLACVATATSCLVVAQPASAYVALMAGQRAKPLNGSFNSVPVLHSNQPEIVTGPGILVNTAPGSAIAAETRRPLKNADYTFNGNFGVHMHHKYYPFDSKKLGGAKKRGLLTLGLIAINPGDRPVTLTFSTGSVKNSFEAPYLPNNLMGVKPLGKRPWNTGPGDATAVQMLREELDRKLKSSITIPARSSRVVVSTDLPARGIANGLLQGRSDGPFQLAVVAAEESRSDQALTAVLRRGRLAPGRIYLDRLREIQTGEVFSRVAGVAIGDRYTASKDHNLNQGPLHVPLTSTSRHNFGTRDVQVNPLTSRMVDSALNNVGTYGVRYDVTLNLKGQGAHQLVMSHPVVSGKKPFTAFRGSIRIQQGDEVEEIHVGLRAGESLALTDLRLTPGRTNPVKISLVYPADATPGHLLSVVPVQQLAMLHQRQKQQKEALDQLAAYKKQRNVVPKQAPPAAIEPVVTPANTPDKIATPAVEPAKTPATAKQKQPSPPPPLPAIVPVPAPRYTDAIRSQQQWLRQLQGR
- a CDS encoding sigma-70 family RNA polymerase sigma factor is translated as MSNTTVQRRNQQVERHLYLAERLARSFSQRTGLDHDDLYQVAVLGLIKATKAYRSETNVPFEAFARVHARGAILHYLRDSVALVRLPRRIEEEAQRLSQIHQPKNSREEWVQALYRSKNRWLPCPEEQQAQSNSGITMMVNAERRDAIQLAFSQLGDAEKHAVKAVVIDGRSLRNVGTSLGVSAMTVQRRVKKGLKQLKLRLGSLQTAH
- a CDS encoding ATP adenylyltransferase family protein, with the protein product MTNSVAMVAEGLHKLALQHSQEALENGALRPLSTDIETWAGSGDGGFEIRHLVGAPPRHLREAGPKPNPFRPWDQRLELTRVGNEHVLILNKYPVQLGHMLLISQSWQPQVGWLSLLDWTAVCQVNRDTGGLWFFNSGPQAGASQPHRHLQLLPRTKGVRLCPREEWFQQHLLNATCSRPMDSLERSIKIKPLPVTWSGSALLEIYLDLCQQSGLGSPQRDEKPLHPYNLLISTRWMTLVKRSCDEVHGYSVNALGFAGYLLSTERSNRTWLAAHSPEALLMKVVATDP
- a CDS encoding SDR family NAD(P)-dependent oxidoreductase; the encoded protein is MTTLGGNAWTGLALVVGTGGIGSAITARLKQQCPGLRVITAGRQGPPVQELSLDLERDADLEALTDCLRAEAGDLRLVVNATGRLHGPGLVPEKRLRQVERSALMEQFTINAIAPVLLARAVEPLLGRDRPFHFASLSARVGSIGDNRSGGWYSYRAAKAAQNQLLKSLSIEWRRRLPLATVTLLHPGTTDTALSKPFQTFVPPEKLFTPQRAAQQLVDVLLAQGPEDSGAFLAWDGQPIDW